From the genome of Streptomyces sp. V1I1, one region includes:
- the dnaE gene encoding DNA polymerase III subunit alpha — MTKPPFTHLHVHTQYSLLDGAARLKDMFNACNEMGMTHIAMTDHGNLHGAYDFFHSAKKADVTPIIGIEAYVAPESRRNKRKIQWGQPHQKRDDVSGSGGYTHKTIWAANKTGLHNLFRLSSDAYAEGWLQKWPRMDKETIAQWSEGLIASTGCPSGELQTRLRLGQFDEALKAASEYQDIFGKDRYFLELMDHGIEIERRVRDGLLEIGKKLGIPPIVTNDSHYTYADEAGAHDALLCIQTGKNLSDPDRFRFDGTGYYLKSTDEMYAVDSSDAWQEGCANTLLVAQQIDTEGWFQERNLMPKFEVPEGYTEVTWFREETMRGMARRYPGGIPDDRLKQVEYEMGIIIDMGFPGYFLVVADFIMWAKNNGIAVGPGRGSAAGSIVAYAMGITDLDPIEHGLIFERFLNPERISMPDVDIDFDERRRGEVIRYVTEKYGADKVAMIGTYGKIKAKNAIKDSARVLGYPYAMGDRLTKAMPADVLGKGIDLNGITDPKHPRYSEAGEIRGMYENEPDVKKVIDTAKGVEGLVRQMGVHAAGVIMSSETITDHVPVWVRHTDGVTITQWDYPQCESLGLLKMDFLGLRNLTIMDDAVKMVKSNKGVDLELLSVALDDPKTYELLCRGDTLGVFQFDGGPMRSLLRLMKPDNFEDISAVSALYRPGPMGMNSHTNYALRKNGQQEITPIHPELEEPLKEVLGVTYGLIVYQEQVQKAAQIIAGYSLGEADILRRVMGKKKPEELAKNFVLFQEGARKNKYSDEAIQALWDVLVPFAGYAFNKAHSSAYGLVTYWTAYLKANYPAEYMAALLTSVKDDKDKSAVYLNECRRMGIKVLPPNVNESQSNFAAQGDEVILFGLSAVRNVGTNVVDSIIRSRKSKGKYTSFPDFLDKVEAVVCNKRTVESLIKAGAFDEMGHTRKGLVAHHEPMIDNVVAVKRKEAEGQFDLFGGMGDEENDEPGFGLDVEFSDVEWDKSYLLAQEREMLGLYVSDHPLFGIEHVLSDKSDAAISQLTGGEHADGAVVTIGGIISGLQRKMTKQGNAWAIATVEDLAGSIECMFFPATYQLVSTQLVEDTVVFVKGRLDKREDIPRLVAMELMVPDLSSAGTNAPVVVTIPTVKVTPPMISRLGEILSHHKGNTEVRIKLQGPRKTTVLRLDRHRVQPDPALFGDLKVLLGPSCLAG; from the coding sequence GTGACCAAGCCGCCTTTCACGCACCTTCACGTCCACACCCAGTACTCCCTGCTGGACGGTGCCGCGCGGCTCAAGGACATGTTCAATGCCTGCAACGAAATGGGCATGACGCACATCGCCATGACGGACCATGGCAACCTCCACGGGGCGTACGACTTCTTCCACTCGGCGAAGAAGGCGGACGTCACGCCCATCATCGGCATCGAGGCGTATGTCGCCCCCGAGTCCCGGCGGAACAAGCGGAAGATCCAGTGGGGCCAGCCGCACCAGAAGCGGGACGACGTCTCCGGTTCGGGTGGTTACACCCACAAGACGATCTGGGCGGCCAACAAGACCGGTCTGCACAACCTCTTCCGGCTCTCCTCCGACGCGTACGCCGAGGGCTGGCTGCAGAAGTGGCCGCGGATGGACAAGGAGACCATCGCCCAGTGGTCGGAGGGGCTCATCGCCTCCACCGGCTGCCCCTCCGGCGAACTCCAGACACGGCTGCGCCTCGGCCAGTTCGACGAGGCCCTCAAGGCCGCCTCCGAGTACCAGGACATCTTCGGCAAGGACCGGTACTTCCTGGAGCTGATGGACCATGGCATCGAGATCGAGCGCCGGGTCCGCGACGGCCTCCTTGAGATCGGCAAGAAGCTCGGCATCCCGCCGATCGTCACCAATGACTCGCACTACACCTACGCCGACGAGGCCGGCGCGCATGACGCGCTGCTGTGCATCCAGACCGGCAAGAACCTCTCGGACCCGGACCGCTTCCGCTTCGACGGCACCGGCTACTACCTGAAGTCCACGGACGAGATGTACGCCGTGGACTCCTCGGACGCCTGGCAGGAGGGCTGTGCCAACACCCTCCTGGTCGCGCAGCAGATCGACACCGAGGGCTGGTTCCAGGAGCGGAACCTGATGCCGAAGTTCGAGGTGCCCGAGGGCTACACCGAGGTGACCTGGTTCCGCGAGGAGACCATGCGCGGCATGGCCCGGCGCTACCCGGGCGGCATCCCGGACGACCGGCTCAAGCAGGTCGAGTACGAGATGGGCATCATCATCGACATGGGCTTCCCGGGGTACTTCCTCGTGGTGGCCGACTTCATCATGTGGGCAAAGAACAACGGCATCGCGGTGGGCCCCGGCCGAGGCTCCGCGGCCGGCTCGATCGTCGCGTACGCCATGGGCATCACCGACCTCGACCCGATCGAGCACGGACTGATCTTCGAGCGCTTCCTCAACCCCGAGCGCATCTCCATGCCCGATGTCGACATCGACTTCGACGAGCGCCGGCGCGGTGAGGTGATCAGGTACGTCACCGAGAAGTACGGCGCCGACAAGGTCGCCATGATCGGCACGTACGGCAAGATCAAGGCGAAGAACGCCATCAAGGACTCCGCGCGGGTGCTCGGCTACCCGTACGCGATGGGCGACCGGCTCACCAAGGCGATGCCCGCCGACGTCCTCGGCAAGGGCATCGACCTCAACGGCATCACCGACCCGAAGCACCCCCGCTACAGCGAGGCGGGCGAGATCCGGGGGATGTACGAGAACGAGCCGGACGTGAAGAAGGTCATCGACACCGCCAAGGGCGTCGAGGGACTGGTCCGGCAGATGGGTGTGCACGCAGCCGGCGTGATCATGTCCAGCGAGACCATCACCGACCATGTGCCCGTGTGGGTCAGGCACACCGACGGCGTCACCATCACGCAGTGGGACTACCCGCAGTGCGAGTCGCTGGGCCTGCTGAAGATGGACTTCCTCGGCCTGCGCAACCTCACGATCATGGACGACGCCGTCAAGATGGTGAAGTCCAACAAGGGCGTCGACCTGGAGCTGCTCTCCGTCGCGCTCGACGACCCCAAGACGTACGAACTGCTCTGCCGCGGTGACACACTCGGCGTCTTCCAGTTCGACGGCGGCCCGATGCGTTCGCTGCTGCGGCTGATGAAGCCCGACAACTTCGAGGACATTTCCGCCGTCTCGGCCCTGTACCGGCCGGGCCCGATGGGCATGAACTCGCACACGAACTACGCGCTCCGCAAGAACGGCCAGCAGGAGATCACGCCGATCCACCCGGAGCTCGAGGAGCCTCTCAAGGAGGTCCTCGGCGTCACCTACGGCCTGATCGTCTACCAGGAGCAGGTGCAGAAGGCCGCCCAGATCATCGCGGGGTACTCGCTCGGCGAGGCCGACATCCTCCGCCGCGTGATGGGCAAGAAGAAGCCCGAGGAGCTGGCGAAGAACTTCGTTCTGTTCCAGGAAGGCGCCCGCAAGAACAAGTACTCGGACGAGGCGATCCAGGCGCTGTGGGACGTGCTGGTCCCGTTCGCCGGATACGCGTTCAACAAGGCGCACTCCTCGGCGTACGGCCTGGTCACCTACTGGACCGCATATCTCAAGGCGAACTACCCCGCCGAGTACATGGCCGCGCTGCTCACCTCGGTGAAGGACGACAAGGACAAGTCCGCGGTCTATCTGAACGAGTGCCGCCGCATGGGCATCAAGGTGCTGCCGCCCAATGTGAACGAGTCGCAGTCGAACTTCGCCGCGCAGGGCGACGAGGTGATCCTCTTCGGCCTCTCAGCCGTGCGGAACGTCGGCACGAACGTAGTGGACTCGATCATCCGCAGCCGCAAGTCCAAGGGGAAGTACACCTCCTTCCCCGACTTCCTCGACAAGGTCGAGGCCGTCGTCTGCAACAAGCGGACCGTCGAATCGCTCATCAAGGCCGGCGCCTTCGACGAGATGGGCCACACCCGCAAGGGCCTGGTCGCCCACCACGAGCCGATGATCGACAACGTGGTGGCGGTCAAGCGCAAGGAGGCCGAGGGGCAGTTCGACCTGTTCGGCGGGATGGGCGACGAGGAGAACGACGAGCCGGGCTTCGGGCTCGACGTCGAGTTCTCCGACGTCGAGTGGGACAAGTCGTATCTGCTCGCGCAGGAGCGCGAAATGCTCGGCCTCTATGTCTCCGACCACCCGCTGTTCGGCATCGAGCATGTCCTGAGCGACAAGTCGGACGCCGCGATCTCCCAGCTCACCGGTGGTGAGCACGCCGACGGCGCGGTCGTCACCATCGGCGGAATCATTTCCGGCCTGCAGCGCAAGATGACCAAGCAGGGCAACGCCTGGGCGATCGCGACGGTCGAGGACCTGGCGGGCTCCATCGAGTGCATGTTCTTCCCGGCGACCTATCAGCTGGTGTCTACGCAGCTCGTCGAGGACACCGTGGTCTTCGTCAAGGGACGGCTCGACAAGCGCGAGGACATCCCGCGGCTGGTCGCCATGGAGCTGATGGTCCCGGACCTCTCGTCGGCCGGCACGAACGCCCCGGTGGTCGTCACCATCCCGACGGTGAAGGTGACGCCGCCGATGATCAGCAGGCTCGGTGAGATCCTCAGCCACCACAAGGGCAACACCGAGGTACGGATCAAGCTCCAGGGCCCCCGCAAGACCACGGTGCTCCGGCTCGACCGGCACCGCGTGCAGCCGGACCCGGCGCTCTTCGGCGATCTGAAGGTGCTGCTCGGCCCGTCCTGCCTGGCCGGCTAG
- a CDS encoding NYN domain-containing protein, with amino-acid sequence MERVDRCVVLVDAGYLLGAAASLLAGEPARSRITVDHAALIQGLRELAEADTERPLLRIYWFDGAPDRVPQPEHRRLRVMPRVTVRLGALTRSDGRWAQKGVDAAMHAELTELARNRACSDVVLVTGDGDLLPGLMSAKEHGVAVHLWAVQAADGDYNQSEDLVAEADERRVLDRAWITRAVRAKELTGICAPQPAPGPEIAAILSAPLPESALAASQERAADAVRNGSQPAPTENGAEPIPAPAASKGVPTPKDLAGLRAPGQHPAPHPASATLRWSSDKGWVERAGGGALGEPPETASLPTLAQLTSAEQRWADREEDITTVGGDPFEVGQVFARRWMERLPEAGHVQKLSTMYPRIPHRIDGELLRYAARFGLLAHKDDQIDEHDRYAIRAGFWREIDVRAAAEHAPAGE; translated from the coding sequence GTGGAACGCGTGGACCGCTGCGTTGTCCTGGTGGACGCCGGATATCTGCTGGGCGCCGCCGCGAGTCTTCTCGCCGGGGAACCGGCGCGTTCCCGCATCACCGTCGACCACGCCGCCCTCATCCAGGGCCTGCGCGAACTCGCCGAGGCCGATACGGAGCGCCCGCTGTTGCGTATCTACTGGTTCGACGGCGCCCCCGACCGCGTACCGCAGCCCGAACACCGGCGGCTGCGCGTCATGCCGCGGGTGACGGTCCGGCTGGGCGCACTGACCCGCAGCGACGGCCGCTGGGCACAGAAGGGCGTGGATGCGGCCATGCACGCCGAGCTCACCGAGCTGGCCAGAAATCGCGCTTGCTCCGACGTGGTGCTGGTGACCGGCGACGGAGATCTGCTCCCCGGTCTGATGTCCGCAAAGGAGCACGGCGTCGCCGTCCACCTCTGGGCCGTGCAGGCCGCCGACGGCGACTACAACCAGTCCGAGGACCTGGTCGCCGAGGCGGACGAGCGACGGGTGCTCGACCGGGCCTGGATCACCCGGGCCGTACGGGCCAAGGAACTCACCGGCATCTGCGCCCCGCAGCCCGCACCCGGCCCCGAGATCGCCGCGATCCTCTCCGCGCCGCTGCCCGAGTCGGCGCTCGCCGCCTCGCAGGAGCGCGCCGCCGACGCCGTACGGAACGGCTCTCAGCCGGCCCCCACCGAGAACGGCGCCGAGCCGATCCCCGCCCCTGCCGCGTCCAAGGGCGTTCCCACCCCCAAGGATCTGGCGGGTCTGCGCGCCCCCGGCCAGCACCCCGCGCCGCATCCGGCGAGCGCCACCCTGCGCTGGTCCTCCGACAAGGGCTGGGTCGAGCGGGCCGGCGGCGGGGCGCTCGGCGAGCCGCCCGAGACCGCGTCCCTGCCGACGCTCGCCCAACTCACCAGCGCCGAGCAGCGCTGGGCCGACCGCGAGGAGGACATCACGACGGTCGGCGGCGACCCCTTCGAGGTCGGCCAGGTCTTCGCCCGGCGCTGGATGGAACGGCTGCCGGAGGCGGGTCATGTGCAGAAGCTGTCCACCATGTATCCGCGGATCCCGCACCGCATCGACGGCGAACTGCTGCGGTACGCCGCGCGCTTCGGGCTCCTGGCGCACAAGGACGACCAGATCGACGAGCACGACCGCTATGCGATCCGGGCCGGATTCTGGCGTGAGATCGACGTACGGGCGGCCGCGGAACACGCCCCCGCGGGGGAGTAG
- a CDS encoding ABC transporter ATP-binding protein, giving the protein MCVARDLVKTYPAARGRRGTPGTPEVRATDGISLVVRRGEIFGLLGPNGAGKSTLVRQLTGLMRPDSGSVEVLGHDLVRHPERASRLIGYLGQESTALDELTVALAAETTGRLRGLSLRDARAERDDVLEELGLTGLAARPLKKLSGGQRRLACFAATLVGERPVLVLDEPTTGMDPVARRAVWAAVDRRRAENGATVLLVTHNVIEAETVLDRVAVLERGRVIACDTPAGLKERVAGEVRVELVWRERAPLDVPEVTALRGSAQEHGRRWVLRLAPDEARAAVAAVTGGAAFAALDDFTVATPSLEDVYLALGGNATKGLVKA; this is encoded by the coding sequence GTGTGCGTGGCGCGGGATCTGGTCAAGACGTACCCCGCCGCGCGCGGTCGCCGAGGCACCCCCGGGACGCCCGAGGTGCGTGCCACTGACGGGATTTCGCTGGTGGTGCGGCGTGGCGAGATCTTCGGTCTGCTCGGGCCCAACGGCGCCGGCAAGTCCACCCTCGTACGACAGCTCACCGGGCTGATGCGACCGGATTCCGGCAGTGTCGAGGTGCTGGGCCACGATCTCGTACGCCACCCGGAGCGGGCCTCCCGGCTCATCGGCTACCTCGGGCAGGAGTCCACCGCGCTCGACGAGCTGACCGTCGCGCTCGCCGCAGAGACGACCGGGCGGCTGCGCGGACTTTCCCTGCGGGACGCTAGGGCCGAGCGGGACGACGTACTGGAGGAGCTCGGGCTGACCGGGCTCGCCGCGCGCCCCCTGAAGAAACTCTCCGGCGGACAGCGGCGGCTGGCCTGCTTCGCGGCAACGCTCGTGGGCGAGCGGCCGGTGCTGGTACTGGACGAGCCGACCACCGGCATGGACCCCGTCGCGCGGCGCGCGGTGTGGGCCGCGGTCGACCGGCGGCGGGCGGAGAACGGCGCGACCGTCCTCCTCGTCACCCATAACGTCATCGAGGCCGAGACCGTACTCGACCGGGTTGCCGTGCTGGAACGGGGCCGCGTCATCGCCTGCGACACCCCGGCCGGGCTCAAGGAACGGGTCGCCGGCGAGGTGCGGGTCGAGCTGGTGTGGCGCGAGCGGGCGCCGCTGGACGTGCCCGAGGTCACCGCGCTGCGCGGGTCCGCGCAGGAGCACGGGCGCCGTTGGGTGCTCAGGCTCGCGCCCGACGAGGCGCGGGCGGCGGTCGCGGCGGTGACGGGTGGCGCGGCGTTCGCGGCGCTCGACGACTTCACCGTGGCCACGCCGAGCCTGGAAGACGTGTACCTGGCGCTCGGCGGGAACGCGACGAAGGGGCTGGTCAAGGCGTGA
- a CDS encoding ABC transporter permease: MAEQISVADRAAVVDAAPLAPRARLLPALAAVYRAQLSRARVARIPLLFVATFQSIGIMVLMRGVVDGGAEARAVVAGSSVLVVAFVALNLLAQYFGQLRASGGLDHYATLPVPPAAVVLGAAGAYASFTVPGTVVTAVVGSVLFQLPLTHLWVLAAVIPLSGAALAGLGAALGLLAPRQEVATLLGQLGMSAALLLGVLPADRLPGPVSYARDLLPSTYGVEALARTFDVRPDWAVVGLDLAVCALVGVVSLTVATWAYRRAAVR, translated from the coding sequence GTGGCCGAACAGATCAGTGTGGCCGACAGGGCGGCGGTGGTGGATGCCGCACCGCTCGCGCCGCGGGCGCGGCTGCTGCCCGCGCTCGCCGCCGTGTACCGCGCGCAGCTGTCGCGGGCGCGGGTCGCCCGGATCCCGCTGCTCTTCGTGGCGACCTTCCAGTCGATCGGGATCATGGTCCTGATGCGCGGGGTCGTCGACGGGGGTGCGGAGGCGCGGGCCGTCGTCGCCGGGTCGAGCGTCCTCGTCGTCGCCTTCGTCGCGCTCAATCTCCTCGCGCAGTACTTCGGGCAGCTGCGGGCCAGCGGCGGCCTCGACCACTACGCCACGCTGCCGGTGCCGCCGGCCGCGGTGGTGCTCGGTGCGGCCGGTGCGTACGCCTCCTTCACCGTGCCCGGCACGGTCGTCACCGCCGTCGTCGGCAGCGTCCTTTTCCAGCTGCCGCTGACGCATCTATGGGTGCTCGCCGCGGTCATCCCGCTGTCCGGCGCCGCCCTCGCCGGTCTTGGCGCGGCGCTCGGTCTGCTCGCGCCGCGCCAGGAAGTGGCCACGTTGCTAGGGCAGTTGGGTATGTCCGCGGCGCTGCTGCTCGGTGTGCTGCCGGCCGACAGGCTGCCCGGGCCGGTCTCGTACGCCCGCGATCTGCTGCCCTCCACATACGGCGTCGAGGCCCTCGCGCGGACCTTCGACGTGCGTCCGGACTGGGCGGTCGTCGGGCTGGACCTCGCGGTCTGCGCCTTGGTGGGTGTCGTCTCGCTGACGGTCGCGACGTGGGCGTACCGGCGGGCGGCAGTCCGGTGA
- a CDS encoding ABC transporter permease, translating to MTAPLTPPHQPSPDNDPWQSPPTGPGPLYAKGAGDDPDLKTDLRDAAVVLVAVTILGVALGLLWLWLAPRVPLISNDKAVFLKDTEGEEAVGADGTFVLLALAFGAVSAAAVFWIRRRGGIALVVALALGGLLGSLLAWGIGVWFGPTHDVVAHAREVGEGVTFDAYLELRAKGAVLAWPVAAMVVHLALTALFGPRDPEPEWPAPGYGPGPGDPGAA from the coding sequence GTGACCGCACCTCTGACTCCGCCTCACCAGCCTTCGCCGGACAACGACCCGTGGCAGTCGCCGCCGACCGGGCCCGGGCCCTTGTACGCCAAGGGAGCGGGGGATGACCCGGACCTGAAGACGGACCTGCGGGACGCGGCCGTGGTGCTGGTGGCCGTGACGATTCTGGGCGTGGCGCTGGGGCTGCTGTGGCTGTGGCTGGCGCCGCGGGTGCCGCTGATCTCGAACGACAAGGCGGTCTTCCTCAAGGACACGGAGGGCGAGGAGGCGGTGGGCGCGGACGGAACGTTCGTGCTGCTGGCACTCGCCTTCGGCGCGGTGAGCGCGGCGGCGGTCTTCTGGATCCGCAGGCGCGGGGGGATCGCGCTGGTGGTGGCGCTGGCGCTGGGCGGCCTGCTGGGATCGCTGCTGGCGTGGGGGATCGGGGTGTGGTTCGGCCCGACGCATGATGTGGTCGCGCATGCGCGGGAGGTCGGCGAGGGGGTGACCTTCGACGCGTACCTGGAGCTGAGGGCGAAGGGGGCGGTGCTGGCGTGGCCGGTGGCGGCGATGGTGGTCCACCTGGCGCTGACGGCGCTGTTCGGCCCGCGGGACCCGGAGCCGGAGTGGCCGGCACCGGGGTACGGCCCGGGCCCGGGCGACCCTGGCGCGGCCTGA
- the ybaK gene encoding Cys-tRNA(Pro) deacylase: MPKKPKKPGGTPATVALTAAGTAFTVHAYGHDPASPSYGEEAAQALGVSPDRVFKTLVADVDGQLTVAIVPVAGQLDLKALATAVGAKRARMADPAAAERTTGYVRGGISPLGQRKPLRTVLDASASLHPTICVSAGRRGLEVELAPADLAALTSAVLAPIGRA; encoded by the coding sequence GTGCCGAAGAAGCCCAAGAAGCCCGGCGGCACGCCCGCGACGGTCGCCCTGACCGCGGCGGGCACGGCCTTCACGGTCCACGCGTACGGCCACGACCCCGCGTCGCCCTCGTACGGCGAGGAGGCGGCACAGGCACTCGGGGTCTCCCCCGACCGGGTCTTCAAGACGCTCGTCGCGGACGTCGACGGTCAACTGACGGTGGCGATCGTCCCGGTGGCGGGCCAACTGGACCTCAAGGCGCTGGCCACGGCGGTCGGCGCCAAACGCGCGAGGATGGCCGACCCGGCTGCGGCGGAACGTACGACGGGCTACGTCCGCGGCGGCATCTCCCCGCTGGGCCAGCGCAAACCCCTCCGCACGGTCCTGGACGCGTCTGCGTCCCTGCACCCCACGATCTGCGTCTCGGCGGGCCGCCGCGGCCTGGAGGTCGAACTGGCCCCCGCGGACCTGGCGGCGCTGACGTCGGCGGTGCTGGCGCCGATCGGGCGCGCGTAG
- a CDS encoding LON peptidase substrate-binding domain-containing protein yields MTVVTASLPLFPLNSVLFPGLVLPLNVFEERYRAMMRELLKTDESEPRRFAVVAIRDGREVAPTAPGMPDPTALPERGPAAGFGDDPIQAFHRVGCIADAATIREREDGSFEVLATGTTRVKLLSVDASGPYLTAELEEIPEESGDGAGTLAEGVLRAFRSYQKRLAGARERSLSTGADLPDEPSVVSYLVAAAAVLDTPAKQRLLQAPDTATRLREELTLLRSETAVIRHLPSLPAVDLTRAPTSPN; encoded by the coding sequence TTGACCGTTGTGACCGCAAGCCTCCCCCTCTTCCCGCTGAACTCGGTGCTGTTCCCGGGCCTCGTTCTGCCCTTGAACGTCTTCGAGGAGCGTTATCGCGCCATGATGCGCGAACTGCTGAAGACGGACGAGTCCGAACCGCGCCGTTTCGCAGTGGTCGCCATCCGCGACGGCCGCGAGGTGGCGCCGACCGCGCCCGGCATGCCGGACCCGACCGCGCTGCCCGAGCGCGGCCCGGCGGCGGGCTTCGGCGACGACCCGATTCAGGCCTTCCACCGGGTGGGCTGCATCGCGGACGCCGCGACGATCCGCGAGCGCGAAGACGGCAGCTTCGAGGTGCTGGCGACGGGCACGACCCGGGTCAAGCTCCTCTCGGTCGACGCGAGCGGCCCGTATCTGACTGCCGAACTGGAGGAGATCCCGGAGGAGTCGGGGGACGGCGCGGGGACCCTCGCCGAGGGCGTGCTCCGTGCCTTCCGCAGCTACCAGAAGCGGCTGGCGGGCGCGCGGGAGCGGTCGCTGTCCACGGGGGCGGATCTGCCGGACGAGCCGTCGGTGGTGTCGTACCTGGTCGCCGCGGCGGCGGTGCTGGACACCCCTGCGAAGCAGCGGCTGTTGCAGGCTCCGGACACGGCGACCCGGCTGCGTGAGGAACTCACCCTGCTGCGCTCGGAGACGGCGGTGATCCGCCACCTCCCTTCGCTGCCCGCGGTCGATCTGACCCGGGCGCCGACGAGCCCCAACTGA